CCCGGCTTCAACGGCGGCGGCGAAGCCGCTGTCCGCTGTAGCCATTGTTGAGCCGCGTCCAGTGCCCTGCCTACAGCAAGATTGCTTCGAGACATGCATTAGCTGCACTGCCATCGGGGTGATGCGGCCAGAGCATCAGCCAAGGCCCGAGCAAAGGTCCGCAGAGTCGAGCCATCGATTTCCCCGTGGTCAGGGTTCAGCTCGCAAACGGTAAGCGCCGTCCAGTTCGGCGCGCGCAGCAAGGGGCGGAGCGACGCCATAAGCTGATCGAACCTGAGGCCTACGTTACGGCGATTGTTCTCTGCTAGCGGCATATCGACGTAATCGAGCACGTCGACATCCAGGTGGACGAGCAACCGCTCGAACTGCCGCGCCCAGCCACCCACCACGGCCTCCGCGGCTCTTGACGGGTCGGCGGCGACGTCCGCAAGCCGAACTTCGGCGACGCCGAGTTCGTCGATGACCTGCCGCTCGAACGGCTCGACGTTGTCGTTGGCGAAGAAAAGCACTTGCTCCGGGCGCAGCATCGGCACGCACGGACCCAGAGTGGCGAGCTCCGGCACAGTGCCTGTGACGCCCAGCATGTGCGCGACACCCATCCAGTCCAGGGCGCCGTCATGGGTGCTTTGGGGCGTGTTCAAGTCGGTATCGAGGTCGATGTAGACGACACCGATACTTTGCGTCTCTCGAAGCGCGCCGGCTACCGTGCCGAGTTCGACCGTGCAGTCACCCCCCATGACGAGCACTGCCGCGTCGGCAGCGAGGGCGGAAGCGACACGCTCCGCGGTGGCCTTGGCGACCGTCGCGGCTGCGTTCACATTCATGGCACGCGGGTTCACCTTGTCCGCACGCCAGCGGAAACCGGAAACGTCTCCATGATCGTCAACCGTGATGCCACGGGCGGTTAAAAACCCCAGCAAACCAGCAGCGCGGAGAGCAGTCGGGGCCTTCTCTTGGCCAGGCGCATATGCTCCTGCGCTACTTGGCGCGCCAATGATGGCCAGGCGCTTGAACATGGTTGACTCCATGGGTTGTTTTCCTGCACAACGTTGAATCACCTCGAGCGGCCCAACGTTCAGCATCAGCCGCGGCGCAGAGCGCCGTCGGCTCCATGCTGTTGTTGGGCGGCACACGCGGTGATCGGGGCGGGAGCAATGTCGTGGACACTAGCGATAGTCGCTCGGGTTGACGTTCTGATCGCCGGCCTCGACTACCTCGCTATATCGCCATACGTTCGGACGTGAACCGTCAATGTCCGTAAAGCCGTACTCATCCGCCAGTTGCGCTGACGTCACGGACTGCTGATTCCATCGCTCACGCCTGGGATCACTTGCGAGCGCTACTACAGCGCGCCCCACGTAGCGGGGCGACTCTGACACCGCGAATCCGGGCGGAGCAGCAGCGGTGCGCCAATTACCCTCAGTAACTTTGTAGTTCTCCAGCATCATCTCCGAGCGAAGCCATCCAGGTGTGATCGCCACTGCCGTCGCGTGGTGCGGCGCGAGTTCATGTCCCTCCGAGAACGCCAGGCGATTCACGGCGACCTTTGCCAGGTCGTAGAACACGGAGATCCGGTACCGCGACGCGTTGTAGTCCCACGCTCCATCGGTTACCTCGACGAGCAGGCCTCCAGGGCGGTCAGTCAAAAGGGGCAGGAGGTAGTGTGAGGTTATTAAGTGGGTATCGATGGCGAGGCGAAGAATCCGGAGACCCTTGGGAAGATCATGCTGCCAGATGGGTTTGTTCCAGTCGGGTGGGCCACCCTTGAGCCGTTCTGCACCCCAGATGTCGTTCACCAAGATGTCGATGCGATCGTGCGTATCGCGGATCTGGTCAGCCAACCGCCCGACCTGGTTGGCGTCGAGATGGTCGACCACGAACGGAATACCCTGACCGCCCAACGACGTCACGAGTTCAGCGGTTTCCTCGATCGTCTCGGGACGAGCGTAGTCGGACTGCAGTGAGCGATCGCGACTGCTGCGACCGGTACAAATGACCGTGGCGCCGGCCTCCCCCAGAGCCGCCGCGATACCACGGCCAGCCCCTCGCGTCGCGCCAGCGACGATCGCGATGCGACCACGCAACGCGTTCGGATCGGGACACCAGTTCGTCACGTCTGCTTTCCTATAACCTCTCGAACGTCGTCCGGCGCATCCGTCGTCGCGCCGCCCAACGCTCTGGATCAGGCGCGGCCGAAGGCCGTCGCCTGCATCCGGATGACTCTCATCCAGGCCTCCTCCTCACCACCCGACGGGGTACGGTGAGTGCGGCCAAGCAAAAACCCTCCCGCAGCGGGAGGGAGGAAGAGACAAGGATGAGGTTCTACACCACGTCGCACCGATACTACTGCGGGATCGACCTGCACGCGAGACGGATGTACATCTGCGTGCTGGACGGGGACGGCCAGATCCGCGTGCATCGCAACGGCCCCGCCACCCCCGAGCGCTTCCTCACCACGATCGCGCCGTACCGTGAGGACCTCGTGGTGGCGGTCGAATGCATCTTCAAGTGGTACTGGCTGGCCGATCTCTGCGCCCACGAGGGCCTCGCCTTTGTCCTCGGCCACGCCCTGTGCATGAAGGCCATCCATGGCAGCAAGGCCAAGAACGACAAGATCGACGCCCATAAGATCGCCGTGCTCCTGCGCGGCGGCATGCTGCCCATGGCCTACGTGTATCCGCGGGAGATGCGCGCCACCCGCGACCTCCTGCGCCGGCGCTGTCACTTCACCCGCAAGCGCGCCAAGCTCGAACTGCACCTGGCCCAGACGGCCAAGGTCCACGACGTGAACGCCTTCTACCGGCTCCGCTCGGTGCCGGGGATCGGCAAGATCCTGGCCCTGGTGCTGCTCTACGAGATCCACGACATCCGCCGCTTCCCGCGAGTGCAGGATTTCGTGTCGTACTGCCGGCTGGTGAAATGCGCCAAGCAGTCCGACGGCAAGCACTACGGGTACGTTGCGGACACGAAGATCGGCAACGCCCATCTGAAGTGGGCGTTCTCCGAGGCGGCCGTGCTCTCGTTGCGGAAGAACCCCGTCGCGCATCGAGGAGCACGGGAGAGCCGGCCGTCTAACTGGACCCCTGAGGGGGACTGAGCCCGACGCAGCTGATGCTCGGCCTCGTTATGCGGCGTCGACCGCGCGCGAGCATCTGGGGGCGACGTCCCGGAGTCCCGTGCGTTGATTGGACTCCCGTGCTCGCTCGACACGCTGAATCGCACTAGGTCGGCCTCCGATGGCGCTGGGGGCTGCCCCTCTCCCGAGCTGCGTGCTAAC
Above is a genomic segment from Candidatus Methylomirabilota bacterium containing:
- a CDS encoding SDR family oxidoreductase translates to MTNWCPDPNALRGRIAIVAGATRGAGRGIAAALGEAGATVICTGRSSRDRSLQSDYARPETIEETAELVTSLGGQGIPFVVDHLDANQVGRLADQIRDTHDRIDILVNDIWGAERLKGGPPDWNKPIWQHDLPKGLRILRLAIDTHLITSHYLLPLLTDRPGGLLVEVTDGAWDYNASRYRISVFYDLAKVAVNRLAFSEGHELAPHHATAVAITPGWLRSEMMLENYKVTEGNWRTAAAPPGFAVSESPRYVGRAVVALASDPRRERWNQQSVTSAQLADEYGFTDIDGSRPNVWRYSEVVEAGDQNVNPSDYR
- a CDS encoding arginase family protein, whose protein sequence is MFKRLAIIGAPSSAGAYAPGQEKAPTALRAAGLLGFLTARGITVDDHGDVSGFRWRADKVNPRAMNVNAAATVAKATAERVASALAADAAVLVMGGDCTVELGTVAGALRETQSIGVVYIDLDTDLNTPQSTHDGALDWMGVAHMLGVTGTVPELATLGPCVPMLRPEQVLFFANDNVEPFERQVIDELGVAEVRLADVAADPSRAAEAVVGGWARQFERLLVHLDVDVLDYVDMPLAENNRRNVGLRFDQLMASLRPLLRAPNWTALTVCELNPDHGEIDGSTLRTFARALADALAASPRWQCS